The segment CCAGCTGGGCCGCGCTCAACCCGAGGTCAAATTGCAGCTGTACGCCGAGAGCGCCGATCCCCTGCACGAAGAACCCGGACGCGGCCTGGGTGAACGTGGCCACGGCGAGGACCACCCAGCGATAGCTGTTCATGATCCCAGCCTGCTGTAATGGTCTTATGCACCTCAACCCTTACGGCGCCGACGCGGTGAACCTGGCCGCCGACCTGGCGAACCACCGCCCGGCCGTCCCCGCCGAACTCGCCGACCGGTGCCGCGCCGCCGGCCTGGTACTGGAATCCGCCGCCACGGCCGACGACCTGCGGCATCTGCTGGCCACCCTGGACGCCTGGGAGGCGGTCGTCGACGCCGCCGACGACCACGACCGCGCCGCCCGGCTCAACCGGATGCTCGCCGCCGCGACCGCCTACCCCCGGCTCACCGACCACGCCGGCGACTGGCATCTGCACTACCGCGACGCCGGCCAGCCACTCGGCGCGATCCTGACCGCGCTGATCACCGTCGGCACCGCCCTGCACCTGGCCGGCCGCGGCATCCACCGCCTCCGGCGCTGCGCGGTCCCCGAGTGCACCGACATCTTCGCCGACACCTCACGCACCGGCCGCCAGCGATACTGCACCCCGCGCTGCGCCAACCGCGACGCGGTCCGCCGCCACCGATCCCGGACCTAGTCGATCTGCACGATCTGGATCAGGTTGCCGCAGGTGTCGTCGAAGACGGCCATCGTCACGTTGCCCATCTGCAGCGGTTCCTGGGTGAACCGCACACCGAGCCCCTTGAGGCGTTCGAACTCCGCCTGGACATCAGTGACCGAGAACG is part of the Actinoplanes sp. NBC_00393 genome and harbors:
- a CDS encoding CGNR zinc finger domain-containing protein is translated as MHLNPYGADAVNLAADLANHRPAVPAELADRCRAAGLVLESAATADDLRHLLATLDAWEAVVDAADDHDRAARLNRMLAAATAYPRLTDHAGDWHLHYRDAGQPLGAILTALITVGTALHLAGRGIHRLRRCAVPECTDIFADTSRTGRQRYCTPRCANRDAVRRHRSRT